The proteins below are encoded in one region of Aequorivita iocasae:
- a CDS encoding pyridoxal-phosphate dependent enzyme: protein MIPTKQEVEAAGARVKPYVHNTPVLKSSYINELSGAEVFFKCENFQKMGAFKMRGATNAILQLSEAQKKAGVVTHSSGNFAQALSLAAKNLGVKAYIVMPENAPQVKKEAVKGYGGIITESESTPIARETEAERIQKETGATFIHPSNDRNVILGNATSAAELLHSHLDLDYVFTPVGGGGLIAGTSLSVNYFGKNCKTIGGEPFEVDDAFRSLKSGKIEFNENTNTIADGLKTFLGDVNFPIIKEFVSEIICVEETEIISAMKLIWERMKIIVEPSSAVAFAALLREKERFKNRKIGIIISGGNVDLKNLPF from the coding sequence ATGATACCCACAAAACAAGAAGTCGAAGCAGCTGGCGCGCGAGTAAAACCATACGTTCACAACACGCCCGTTTTGAAATCTTCCTATATAAATGAACTTTCCGGCGCGGAAGTTTTCTTTAAATGTGAGAATTTCCAAAAGATGGGAGCTTTCAAAATGCGGGGCGCGACCAATGCAATTCTTCAGCTTTCCGAAGCGCAGAAAAAGGCTGGAGTTGTAACGCATTCCTCCGGAAATTTTGCACAGGCACTCTCATTGGCAGCGAAAAATCTTGGCGTGAAAGCCTACATCGTGATGCCCGAAAATGCACCACAAGTAAAAAAAGAAGCGGTTAAAGGTTACGGCGGAATTATCACAGAATCCGAATCAACCCCAATTGCGCGTGAAACTGAGGCTGAACGGATTCAGAAAGAAACGGGTGCAACATTTATCCATCCTTCAAACGATAGAAATGTAATTCTTGGAAACGCAACTTCCGCCGCGGAATTGCTTCACTCACACCTCGATTTGGATTATGTTTTCACACCCGTTGGCGGTGGCGGATTGATTGCCGGAACATCACTTTCGGTTAATTATTTTGGAAAAAATTGCAAAACAATCGGCGGCGAACCGTTTGAGGTTGACGACGCTTTTCGAAGTTTAAAAAGCGGGAAAATAGAATTCAACGAAAACACAAATACAATCGCCGACGGACTTAAAACCTTTCTGGGCGATGTCAATTTCCCCATAATAAAGGAATTCGTTTCAGAAATAATATGCGTTGAAGAAACCGAAATCATTTCAGCAATGAAACTCATTTGGGAACGGATGAAAATTATTGTCGAACCTAGTAGCGCTGTAGCTTTTGCAGCTTTGCTCCGGGAAAAAGAACGCTTTAAAAATAGAAAAATAGGAATTATCATTTCTGGCGGAAATGTGGATTTAAAAAATCTGCCATTTTAA